In the genome of Pungitius pungitius chromosome 5, fPunPun2.1, whole genome shotgun sequence, the window atttaaggAATGCATTGCAAATGTATATAAACTAGATATTACGAAAAATATGAAAAGTAACATAAAAGATTTTATGAAGAAAGTGGTTTAAAAATCTGTAAACAACTGTACAGAGATATATTCTCAAGGGTCTGCTCAGAGACTGAGGTGAAGAAATGAATGTAACTTGTCCATATGGGGGGGTGACGGTCCGTGTCAGGGCTGATGAGGCCAGTTGCAGTTGTACCTTTTAGTGATGTTAAACTCCAAATCCattggttagggttagggctgCAAACAAAGGCAGTGTAGTTAACATGGATTGATGATCCGGGGGACAGAATCTGTAATCAGGAAGTTGTGCTGGCCAAAGGAATGAACTGCTCTATTGTTTGGTTTGGATGAAGACCTCAAGgtcatcctttaaaaaaagtgacCTAGCCAATGCTCACTGCAGTTCGTCCAGACAACATCTGTTTCACCTCTAAACACTGAACAGGGTGAAAAATGagttaaaatgttatttctaaAACCACACGCATAAATCTGACTGGACAAGCACACAACGTTCTGCTCGTCTGTGTCTTCAACTGTTCCAGGCTACTACATGTATGTGGACTCTGTGTACGCCAAGCACTTCCAGGAAGTAGCCAAGCTGACTTCGCCCATGACCACGGTGCCCATAGCCGGCTGCCTGTCCTTCTACTACAACAGAGATCAAGAGAGAGGGAACATCTTTTCGGTTTTCACCAGAGACCAACTGGGCCACTACGAGGAGATCTGGAGGCCAGGGGTGTATGCTACATCTGGCTGGACTCAAGTCAGCGTCGATATCAAGGCCCCTCACCCGCTGGAGGTCAGTACTGGAGGTAGCATTCACAGTTATAGTCAGAAGACCTATACTTATTTAGAAATAGTGGTTAAAGAGGACATTTTAGGAAGATTCCACTTCAATAGATCTTGTGGCTGTGGCGAAAAAGGTGCCGTTAGTCATGATCCTTCAGACCACAAAGAACCACATGAACTTGTGGTTAAAGGGTTTTAATATGTCACCTTTAAGGTTAAGCTACGGTTtgacagggagggaggatgcGAAGGGTCTAACAAAAGATGCCTTTAGGATGCATCATGGAAAATGAAGGATCCAGGGTTGTTTGAGCTTGACCCATGGGGGCTTCTTACAGCCACAGAACCTCAGCTGACGCTGCACAGATTCTGACCCGTATTGCAGCCAGCAGAGATCCGTGTTCTGACCCTTGGCAGCCTCCGCATTGATGACTCTTGTGGTTACCAAAGAGGCTCTCCCTCAGCCTGTGTGCGTTGGCCCCTCTGACAGCTGCAGCTGGAAAACTGTAAGACTTTCACCTGGCCCTGCACATTCTGGTGTAGAATCAGAGACTGAGCCCACACATGCATCACCATAACAGGAGTCATGTCTCTTGTCTGCAGCTTCCCTCCGGCAAGCTTTCCGCAAGACAACTTGTTGACCAACAACTATGAACATAATACAGTACTGTTCATGGAAACCGTTAAAGGGCTTTATGTTGCAGATGGCAAAAACACATCAGTTTGATGACGTCTCCATCATGAAAAATAGTTTCTTCTATCTGGAGGCCGTTTGATGGTCCAGGTATGTCCCTCGGTGACAACCATTGCCTTAGTCTATTCCACAGTGGAGCAGAGAAccttttggaggggggggattttacattttcatgacAGAGTAGTTCTTTAAATGTGGCTTTGGACTGCTCCAGTTAGCATTTCCATCTAATTGGTTGGTTTTCATGTCAAACTGTAAAAAGATCATATCAAGAAAGGAAGACAAATAGGAAGCCATACTCCACTGAGTGTTGTGTGTGCAGCCGAGTGGATGGAAGCACTCAGTGACTTTCCACCGCCCTGTCAAACGGCCCTTCTCCATGACTCCTCTGTTTCCTCTCCTTGTGCTTTCAGACTAGACTGCTGCGACTGTGGAAAAAAGCTTGCATAACGTTACCAGCTGGCTCATCCAAGCCAAGAGTCGTACAGAGCTTTTCCATCAGGCAACACATTTGGCCGACTAACCCATGTTTCTGGATATACCCAACACTGATGTCACTGTATGGCCTCTACAGGTGTCACCATATTTCAATCAGGAAATAAAATGGAATAATTAGTAGTTTACATTTATTATGCTGGAGGTATTAGTTAAACAGAATTCACGCCAGCAGGGCGCTAGAGGCCCGGGTGGTACGGCACACTTAAAGGAGACGGCAACAGCTGATTAGGCTAGCGAAGAGGGTTGTGCTTATTGGCTGAGAGGGTCCAGCTGATACACATCCGATAGAGTCTAGGACTCCTCTGACAGTGACAGCCAGTCTATACTGGCTGCTGGTGAGGGAGCAGTACGAGCCTTGGATGTATGCGGTGATTGCAGTCATACATCATCGTTGCCCATTGCTCGTTGCCCATCGTTGTGGTCGCTGTTTATTTCTATGTTTGGTGCCAGGTGGTGTTTGAGGTGGCCTTCAACGGTGCCAGAGGGGGATACGTGGCAATAGATGACATCTCCTTTTCTCCTGAATTTTGCCACACTGACACAGGTGATTTTAGCGCAGTAAATGTTGACAATGTCGATATCATGGCCTTTCGTTTTAATTGGACATTTTCAGGAATAATAGACAGAGCCAGCATAAGGCCTAGCCGAGACCGCCAACTTCTGACCAGATTTTGATTTACACATAGTTTATTTGCTCCAAACTCGCCTTCTTTGAAAAGtttgttaaaatataaatactttTCACATCCCTGACCTCTGTTATTAAAGATGTTGCGTTTTGTGTCCCAGAACCAACCGTTGACCCCTCCATAGCCAACTGTGACTTTGAGAATGGGCTGTGTCTGTACCATCAGGAGTGGACAGAGAGTAAGGTGTGGAGCATCATGTCAGTAAAGCCTAATGCCTACAGGACAGGAGACCATACCACAGGAACAGGCGAGTCACCCAAGACATGATTCTAGCTGTCCGGTCGGTTTTTCACAGCAATActttttgggtttgtttttttacatgaacgCTAACCGTGTCAAGATTTATGATTTAAAATGGACTACAAAGTTCTAAATTGTGGATTTTGGAAACAATCGTTTCAAATCGAATATACATACTTTGCAACATCATTTTGAAACAATCATGCGGTTTTGCCTTGAAACTTTCAACTGAGGCCGTAATCTCATGTGTACAATGTTTAccgaggtaataaatcaagagagaagtgggCAAATTGTTCAGAGACATCTATACAATCAATGGTGTCACCGGTAAAGCCactacaaataaacaaagttgAAGGCACTTCAGCACTAACTTTGCTTGCCCTCTAAGCAATACGATTGGTTTCCCAACTCTGCGCCTTCTGAGGGGCGGCTTGGTTTCCTTTGCACATTGTCCCACTGACCACCTCTGTTGTTAATCATGATCTTCCTCCCATCTCTCTTAGGAGGTTTCCTCGTGGCAAACACACGTTTTACTTTGCAGCCCGGCTATGTGGGTCGGCTTCACGGTCCTTTGTTACCAGGCAACCACAAATACTGCCTGAGGTTCTACTACCTGCTGCATGGCTTTAGGAAAGTAGACAATGCTCTGTTTCTCTACATTTATGACGAGAACAATGTGGCCCAGGAGAAGGTGTGGAGCCTGACCGACACTTCCAGGGCTGTATGGACTGAGGTGGAGATCACCTACATGAAGCCAATGTTCACCAAGGTGTGAAACATGGGTGATGTATGTGGAAGAAGGGTGAAGACTCAATAGATGAACggttggatggatggacaaTAGATgaatatggatggatggattgctAAACAGAAGGGTGGATGGATTGTTGAAGAAATGGATGATGGGAATGATGAACAGATGGATTCCTAAATGTCAATGGAGTGGATGGATGAatttggatggatgaatggcTTGCCGGATGGATGGATAAATCAATGATGGATGACGATGGATTGGTGGAcgaaaaggatggatggattgtttttggatggatggagagataAAAGCAAGGATGGATTGATCGATGGAGTGGATGGATGATTTTGGAAGGATAGATGGACTGATGGATGGACAAGAGTAATACGTGGATAAATGGCTGAATGGCCGTCTCAGTCTTTTCTTGTGTTTCCCAGGTAGTGTTTGTCAGTATATGTAAGAACTTCTGGGAATGTGGCCTGGCTGCCATCGATGACATCACAGTCAGCCTGGGGGACTGTCAAATGACAGCAGGTAAAAGGCTTGCGAGGacatgtggttgaaatgcacttgttggaagtcgctttggataaaagcgtcagccaaatgacatgtaatgtaaattaaTGTAATACACTGACAACTGTTGTTGTCAGAAGCCTCTTTGAAGCCATTTCAATAATAAATCCAGCCTGAAGTGTCCCACTTTAATTGTCCATCTCGCTCCTCAGGCTCCCTCCCGGGCCAGTGTGACTTTGAAGGTGGAGTCTGCGGCTACATCCAGGACAAGAGAGAAGACAAAGCCGACTGGCTGAGAACCCGAGGACACACCCCGACCTCTTTTACAGGACCCCGAGGAGACCACACTACTGGGGTGGgtgagtcatttcctcatgcGTTGCTTTGTTCATTCATCGGAAAGATCGCAACCCCCACCGCCCCCGACTGGATGGAAGCGGGTGTGGATGAAAGCGTCATCTCATTTTCCCTATAATTCTTGTAAGATGTCTAAACATGTGAGTAGGTGTGTTAGTTTTTGTTGCATGCTTCATGTACTCAGTCTCCTGTTCTTCAAGTCCCACACCGTgtctttctccttcctcccccagGCTACTTCATGTACATCGAGGCGTCCCTCATGCGTCCAGGTGACAAGGCCCGactgctgacctctgacctccgggGCTCTTCGTCCCCTCAGTGCCTGGTCTTTTACCACCACATGTACGGCTCCGGCACCGGCATACTGAGCGTGCTCCTGCGCCGCGCCGACGGACAACGCGACACTCTGCTGTGGCGAAGCCGCGGCGAGCAGAGCGTCAGCTGGATGAGGGCCATGGCGGACTACCACTGCGACGTCCGACACCAGGTGCGTCAGCTGGGGGTGGGTTAGGGGAGTCACAGACCGGCTCCTTGGGGAATGTTTTCCTCGTCTCCATCCTCACCTGAATGAATGATTAGCTGTTAGCTTGTCATTGATCAACCTGTTCCGAGGCTTAAACTCTTTGTTTCATTACATATCGGTGGACAAACAGTGGAGCCACTCTAAAAAGTGCCAATGTCCACACCAGCAGTGATCTGTTACATAACAGCAGTCACGTCATTTAGTGTGCTGgtgaaaaagacacatttaagcacgggcgtaaccacgcattctttggggggtcgtgtcccccccaacatacagcagaaaatatgtaaaatgtatgttCTCCGTTTATGAACCCTGTCGATGGGTCGGTCTCTTGTTATGTCTAACTCTGTTCTAAATGTGCAATTCTCATTAATAAATATCGAATTGTAGGCAATGCACTTAACAGGAAAAAGGGAAGgtttattcatttggaccccccccccacccccccccacccccaatgtccatggttacgcccttgcaaTTTAAGTGCAAactttaaatacaaatacaggTTAAAATGGTCTTGCACACTGTTTGACATGATGGACGTCCCCCTCAGCATCACCTGGTTGCGTCTTTCCTGCAGATTGTATTCGAAGCCATCCGGGGCCCGACACTGCGGAGCGATATCGCCATCGATGACATCCATTTCCAAAGGGGGCCTTGTGAAGGTTAGCGTTAACCCTCATTTGACTCTCATGCAGACACAGCGCTGCAGTGCACAAGAGAAGCATAACATCTGTCgcgtctctccctcctcctcagatcCCGCCGACGTCACTCCGTACTCGGGCTTCTCCGAGTATTTCAATGAGATTGAGAAATGAGACGGCCGGGACGTTCAATCTCACAATCGTTGCACCTCACACTCATCACTCAAATACGCAACGACAGGCCGGTGTTAAGGCCAGTCAACACTGCACGAAAGAAAGGTTGTGCAAATATTTGCCATTTATTTGGCacaggatttattttattttagtccCCTAAACCGCTTGTCAGTATAGTTGCTACGAAATGTTCCTCAAAGCAAACTGTGTATTTTCTGGGGAGTATTGTTAGCGCCAATGAATCAACATTCAGTTCTCTAGTGAGCATTTGGAGCCAAACGAAATCAACAGTTTCTGTGTTCATGGTGATAAAGGTCCGTGTCAGTGCTGTGTTTAACACTGCAACAGGCGAAGAAGACATGTCAGgctacaataaaaataaaatgcgaTAGTAGATACATTTATTATTGGTTTGGATATTTTAATGAGAGGGAATGTGGCCAACCTCCCTAAAAGCTGCTCAGAGAGGTCGTAGTTCCTAAATGTGGTTTAAAGACTCAGGATAAAAAAATCtgtaggaaagaaaaacaaaaagtaaaaccaGAGTGCATAGAAGTGGTGCGTAGATGTGGTTTGTgtgggaggaaaacaaagcaCACGGCCACTAGACAACACCATGGACACATTAAtggtaaaaaaacacaccaggcaGCGGCAACGGACACTTGTTTGGCCTCCAAAACGCAAGCAGGCAGTACTAGTAATAGTCCTTtcattttttgccttttttccacaattgtttgtttacttctgtcctgtttttatttgttttgtagtATCCAATGTTTCAATGTACACATGGATTGGATTCCCGTCTCACAATAGGTCCACGGGTGTTTTGGTGGTGTTTTTTCATCAGATTCCACACAAGTCGTATTACGTTAGTTCCACTGTGACAAAGGATACGAGTCCAGCATCAGTCTTAAGCCCCAATCAGATAttgtcacttttgtttttggtaAATCCAGTGTATCAGTATCTTCTCAAGGCATGGATTTGGGGAGGTGCTGGAAACCTTCCCAGGGGATTTAATCAGTGCCCAGTTATTTGGTATTGTAACATCCCTGTGGA includes:
- the mamdc2a gene encoding MAM domain-containing protein 2a isoform X2, translated to MSGARLALHGLLLLCPVLGVQHQLLPGTCNFELGTCGYTSDPEYGSWSMNEEGHLITVDSASLNNQDQAVLVSPLLEQEDWSCVRLVYQITGGGSLQLHLRPDGDNFDYPLWTASRASDSWLIASVDLANTTTPYQILLEGRPERGSGTSVAIFEIHIVPGYCMECNFEEHHLCGYSNSWNPNVNWYVGGSVAREPQSNNNNQRGYYMYVDSVYAKHFQEVAKLTSPMTTVPIAGCLSFYYNRDQERGNIFSVFTRDQLGHYEEIWRPGVYATSGWTQVSVDIKAPHPLEVVFEVAFNGARGGYVAIDDISFSPEFCHTDTEPTVDPSIANCDFENGLCLYHQEWTESKVWSIMSVKPNAYRTGDHTTGTGGFLVANTRFTLQPGYVGRLHGPLLPGNHKYCLRFYYLLHGFRKVDNALFLYIYDENNVAQEKVWSLTDTSRAVWTEVEITYMKPMFTKVVFVSICKNFWECGLAAIDDITVSLGDCQMTAGSLPGQCDFEGGVCGYIQDKREDKADWLRTRGHTPTSFTGPRGDHTTGATSCTSRRPSCVQVTRPDC
- the mamdc2a gene encoding MAM domain-containing protein 2a isoform X1, with translation MSGARLALHGLLLLCPVLGVQHQLLPGTCNFELGTCGYTSDPEYGSWSMNEEGHLITVDSASLNNQDQAVLVSPLLEQEDWSCVRLVYQITGGGSLQLHLRPDGDNFDYPLWTASRASDSWLIASVDLANTTTPYQILLEGRPERGSGTSVAIFEIHIVPGYCMECNFEEHHLCGYSNSWNPNVNWYVGGSVAREPQSNNNNQRGYYMYVDSVYAKHFQEVAKLTSPMTTVPIAGCLSFYYNRDQERGNIFSVFTRDQLGHYEEIWRPGVYATSGWTQVSVDIKAPHPLEVVFEVAFNGARGGYVAIDDISFSPEFCHTDTEPTVDPSIANCDFENGLCLYHQEWTESKVWSIMSVKPNAYRTGDHTTGTGGFLVANTRFTLQPGYVGRLHGPLLPGNHKYCLRFYYLLHGFRKVDNALFLYIYDENNVAQEKVWSLTDTSRAVWTEVEITYMKPMFTKVVFVSICKNFWECGLAAIDDITVSLGDCQMTAGSLPGQCDFEGGVCGYIQDKREDKADWLRTRGHTPTSFTGPRGDHTTGVGYFMYIEASLMRPGDKARLLTSDLRGSSSPQCLVFYHHMYGSGTGILSVLLRRADGQRDTLLWRSRGEQSVSWMRAMADYHCDVRHQIVFEAIRGPTLRSDIAIDDIHFQRGPCEDPADVTPYSGFSEYFNEIEK